GGCAAAAGATGTAATCAACAGGGTCAGGTAGGCCAACCCTTTGCGCTGGGAAACGCCTTTAATTCCAATTACACCTGTAACCTCGAAAAGTCCGGCAAATATCAATGCGATCCAAGCCATTAGTTCGCCACCTCCTGGTCTTGACCAGCAGAATCATCGGTTACGAGCTTAAGCCCAATAACGCCCGTCAACAGAATAGCGATCAGAATTACTTTGGTAAGTTTAAACGGTTCTCCGAATAGGAGCATTTCGGTTGTGACTGTCCCTGCAGTACCAATACCTGTGAAGACGGCGTAAACGGTTCCCACCGGAAGGCGTTTTGCTGATTCTATAATAAGATAGAAACTTATAATTATGGCAATCGCAGTACCAAGCCACTCCCATACACTATTGGAATGACTCAATCCTATAACCCAGATGATCTCAACCAATCCGGCGACTAATACGTATAACCAATTTCGGTTCATAACAGATGCTCCCTTTAGTTAGAATTCTTGATGTTATCTTTCCTTTGTAACGCCCGACCAATACACAGGCCATGCTTGCTCAAGCCGGCGGAGTGAACGCTCTTCACCCCCG
Above is a window of Paenibacillus uliginis N3/975 DNA encoding:
- a CDS encoding DMT family transporter, which translates into the protein MNRNWLYVLVAGLVEIIWVIGLSHSNSVWEWLGTAIAIIISFYLIIESAKRLPVGTVYAVFTGIGTAGTVTTEMLLFGEPFKLTKVILIAILLTGVIGLKLVTDDSAGQDQEVAN